In Rhizoctonia solani chromosome 7, complete sequence, one DNA window encodes the following:
- a CDS encoding autophagy-related protein 27 yields the protein MILPWRQHAFLFLISITLALAQESSFKCDFEFDKVKYDMHLMDGEWVVKQDRATPPTTMQDELRFNVCGDLKKQAEVKDRDQCAQGTRACFRTINRKEEENDRVVSVIPVAQSSTKFTIDRLPSDRGKGIIITMNAGSYPSEGGKPQSLKLALICVDKTEEPRLIGYDGSQVSAEWKAVEACGSSKSSDVDAGGSSMGWFFFM from the exons ATGATCTTACCGTGGAGACAACATGCCTTTCTGTTTCTCATATCTATAACACTTGCGTTAGCCCAGGAATCATCCTTCAAATGTGACTTTGAATTCGACAAAGTCAAATATGATATGCACCTTATGGATGGAGAGTGGGTGGTCAAGCAGGATCGGGCGACCCCTCCAACGACCATGCAAGACGAACTGAGGTTCAATGTTTGTGGGGATTTGAAGAAACAAGCCGAAGTTAAGGATAGAGATCAG TGTGCACAGGGCACGCGGGCATGCTTCAGGACGATCAACagaaaggaagaagagaat GATCGCGTCGTTTCCGTCATTCCAGTTGCACAATCCTCGACCAAATTCACTATTGATCGACTCCCTTCAGACCGCGGAAAGGGTATCATTATCACAATGAACGCAGGATCTTATCCTAGTGAAGGAGGCAAACCACAATCTTTGAAGCTCGCGTTAATCTGCGTCGACAAAACCGAAGAGCCCAGGCTTATTGGTTACGACGGAAGTCAGGTGTCGGCTGAATGGAAGGCAGTCGAAGCTTGCGGGTCCTCCAAATCGAGCGATGTTGATGCCGGAGGGTCCAGCATGGGATGGTTCTTCTTCATGTAA
- a CDS encoding ClC voltage-gated chloride channel protein: MEGIRLEDTPRSDAFRQLHDAEELEQLRRYKDFTTIDWIQDSILERNRRLRTSRDIQSSLRDAQGGINPPWAKAQIQKLIATGQSWFVVSLVGACIGMNAALISIITEWLSDLKMGYCVDGWWLNQQFCCWEIDGEEESACASWRPWSAYSPGRYLVYVLLAMLFSLISAHLVDSFAKYAAGSGISEIKCIISGFSRSQGKMREILTAASAAGVAVAFGSPIGGVMFSIEEMSHTFSIKTMWRSFFCALAATGTLSAMNPFRTGKLVLFQVTYDRDWHFFEIIFFVIIGIFGGLYGVLVIKFNLQVAAFRRKHLVGYGVEEAVFLATITAIVSYFNRFLRIDMSESLGILFKECEGGGDYNNLCQSWAQWPMVNSLFLATLVRTVLVILSYGCKVPAGIFVPSMAIGATFGRMIGIIVKAMYTTYPTSSFFSSCRPDIPCITPGTYALLGAAAALSGIMRITVTVVVIMFELTGALTYILPTMIVILVTKAVGDCFGGARGIADEMIRFNGYPYLERDEHSFNIPVSGVMQRELHTMSITGMTLHEVEEKLEHTTVQGFPIVTTDPQKILIGYIGRTELRYAIGKARRTRDIHPSTLCNFEPPSIDESQAHDATVDTDVVRELAGVEEDDHAGITPLAASADIIQFGPWVNQTPLCVGPQLPLEIVTDLFNRMGPRVILVEHHGSLAGLITVKDVLRFMASSEHAHSATGSVWDNPGELDALLEEAWLWAGNLWRSILATSRRIVRR, from the exons ATGGAAGGGATCCGGTTAGAAGATACTCCTCGCTCAGATGCCTTTCGGCAACTCCACGACGCAGAGGAACTAGAACAATTACG GCGATACAAAGATTTTACCACTATTG ATTGGATCCAAGACTCAATTCTCGAGCGTAATCGACGTCTAAGGACCTCGCGCGATATTCAGTCCTCACTTCGAGATGCACAGGGGGGTATCAATCCTCCATGGGCGAAGGCTCAAATACAAAAATTGATAGCTACCGGGCAAAGCTGGTTTGTTGTGAGCCTTGTAG GCGCGTGCATTGGGATGAATGCTGCCCTTATATCTATCATTACGGAATGGCTTTCCGACTTGAAGATGGGTTATTGTGTGGATGGGTGGTGGCTAAACCAGCAATTCTGCTGCTGGGAAATCgatggggaggaagaaagtGCTTGCGCATCCTGGAGGCCATGGAGCGCGTATTCACCTGGTCGATACTTGGTCTATGTATTGCTAGCG ATGCTGTTTTCTCTTATCTCAGCGCATTTGGTCGACTCATTTGCAAAGTATGCTGCTGGGTCCGGAATCTCAGAGATAAAGTGTATCATTTCTGG GTTCTCTCGCAGCCAAG GGAAGATGCGTGAGATTTTGACGGCCGCATCTGCTGCTGGAGTCGCTGTCGCTTTCGGATCGCCAATCGGGGGCGTTATGTTTTCCATCGAG GAAATGAGTCACACATTTAGTATCAAGACCATGTGGCGTAGCTTCTTTTGTGCGCTTGCTGCGACTGGCACTCTTTCT GCCATGAACCCGTTTCGAACTGGCAAATTGGTATTGTTCCAAGTGACCTATGATCGTGATTGGCACTTCTTTGAGATCATATTCTTTGTTATTATTGGTATCTTTGGG GGTTTATACGGTGTTCTAGTTATCAAGTTCAATTTGCAAGTTGCCGCGTTCCGAAGAAAACATCTGGTTGGCTATGGGGTCGAAGAAGCTGTCTTCCTCGCGACAATCACAGCAATTGTCAGTTACTTTAACAGATTTTTGAGAATTGATATGTCCGAAAGCTTGGGTATTCTTTTTAAAGAATGCGAAGGAGGCGGTGATTACAACAATCTCTGCCA ATCTTGGGCTCAGTGGCCAATGGTCAACTCCTTATTCTTGGCAACTCTTGTTCGCACCGTCCTTGTAATTTTATCTTATGGATGCAAGGTTCCGGCGGGTATTTTCGTCCCATCAATGGCTATTGGCGCTACATTTGGTCGAATGATTGGCATTATTGTCAAAGCAATGTATAC AACATACCCCACCTCTTCTTTCTTTTCCTCCTGTCGCCCCGATATTCCATGCATCACACCTGGAACATATGCGCTCTTGGGCGCGGCAGCTGCATTAAG TGGAATTATGCGGATTACCGTGACCGTAGTAGTTATCATGTTCGAATTAACTGGCGCGTTGACTTATATATTACCAACTATG ATTGTGATTTTAGTGACAAAGGCAGTCGGTGATTGTTTTGGAGGTGCCCGCGGGATTGCCGACGAGATGATCCGCTTTAAtggttacccataccttgaACGTGATGAGCATTCCTTTAACATTCCGG TGTCAGGTGTTATGCAAAGGGAGTTGCATACTATGTCTATCACTGGTATGACACTCCATGAAGTCG AGGAGAAGCTTGAACATACAACCGTCCAAGGATTCCCCATAGTAACCACGGACCCACAGAAAATATTGATAGGGTATATAGGCCGAACTGAGTTGCGCTATGCAATCG GCAAAGCTCGAAGAACGCGAGATATTCACCCGAGCACACTTTGTAATTTTGAGCCCCCTTCCATCGACGAGTCTCAGGCGCACGATGCCACCGTGGACACGGATGTCGTACGTGAATTAGCAGGTGTGGAAGAAGACGACCATGCGGGTATTACTCCCCTTGCTGCCTCAGCAGACATAATACAATTTGGTCCCTGGGTAAACCAGACCCCTCTATGTGTGGGACCCCAGCTCCCGCTTGAGATAGTTACGGATCTATTCAACAGAATGGG GCCACGAGTCATACTTGTTGAGCATCACGGAAGTCTGGCAGGGTTGATAACAGTCAAAGATGTACTTCGCTTTATGGCGTCTAGTGAGCATGCGCATTCAGCTACAGGGTCAGTTTGGGACAACCCTGGGGAACTCGATGCTTTGCTAGAGGAAGCTTGGCTGTGGGCAGGGAACCTTTGGCGATCGATATTAGCTACGAGTCGTCGCATTGTTCGACGATAA
- a CDS encoding ADP-ribosylation factor family produces the protein MKFFDLGGQRDIRTIWSKYYDDCHAVIYMIDAADRDRLWDGWEVFETVLAHPQILDVPLLLLANKQDAPNSLSVNDVRASYEAWWQSRRAEDGEDTSDGVIVGDDHRGSSLDVMGISALEGNGIRDAIDWVFIRVQTARPRGGA, from the exons ATGAAGTTCTTTGATCTAGGAGGGCAGCGTGACATTCGAACGATTTGGTCGAAGTATTATGATGATTGCCACGCAGTCATTTATATGATTGATGCCGCAGACCGCGATAGGTTATGGGATGGATGGGAAGTCTTTG AAACTGTCTTGGCACATCCTCAAATCCTTGACGTTCCACTCCTGCTTTTAGCCAACAAGCAAGATGCGCCGAACAGCTTGTCTGTCAATGATGTACGAGCCAGTTATGAAGCATGGTGGCAATCACGACGTGCCGAAGATGGAGAGGATACCTCGGATGGAGTGATCGTTGGCGACGACCATAGAGGTTCGAGCCTGGATGTGATGGGAATATCGGCACTTGAGGG GAATGGAATACGGGATGCAATTGATTGGGTATTCATACGCGTACAAACTGCTCGCCCTCG CGGAGGTGCTTAA
- a CDS encoding F-box-like domain protein → MPILPLEILQLVCEHAVEQIASHPSRGSRSAFETNVSTNVHCLSLLGFSGVSRSCREASVPYLFQSITVRTTERASSIASSPLLQYVRHIHLPAVDVLTCRRPVPFSVLKLVSGATSMRITATDPSFFLTARTLMSRLLRSAKSLDTLELYSEPISTQLDGLSIIANLVPACPKWLKALYFAMPGGQPEATGVEVRTSDPIICLMSGAFGTHFARRLPALRRATFVAPGKNPRREIPVLELIGPKDGSRVNGFKGDTLVYEFQRSQGNMCIDPGDKEVKHLESPHLAITRMTH, encoded by the exons ATGCCGATACTTCCCCTCGAGATCCTGCAGCTCGTCTGTGAACACGCCGTCGAGCAGATTGCATCACACCCAAGTCGAGGCAGTCGAAGCGCATTTGAGACCAATGTATCCACAAATGTCCACTGTTTGTCGCTTTTGGGATTTAGTGGTGTATCTCGCAGTTGTAGAGAGGCCTCTGTGCCGTACCTGTTCCAAAGCATCACCGTCAGAACGACAGAAAGAGCATCATCCATCGCATCCAGCCCACTGCTCCAATATGTTAG GCACATTCACCTCCCAGCTGTGGACGTGTTGACCTGCCGTCGCCCGGTACCCTTCTCAGTCCTGAAACTGGTATCGGGGGCGACTTCCATGCGGATTACGGCCACCGATCCGTCCTTTTTCCTCACGGCTCGCACGCTGATGTCTCGATTGCTACGTTCCGCCAAATCACTCGACACATTAGAGCTATATTCCGAGCCAATCTCGACGCAACTCGACGGCTTATCTATTATTGCGAACCTTGTCCCAGCGTGTCCAAAGTGGTTGAAAGCACTATATTTTGCCATGCCAGGAGGGCAGCCCGAGGCTACTGGCGTAGAAGTACG TACATCTGATCCCATTATTTGCCTCATGTCCGGAGCATTTGGCACTCACTTCGCACGTCGACTTCCTGCATTGCGTCGGGCAACCTTTGTTGCTCCAGGAAAAAATCCTCGGCGGGAGATTCCTGTGCTCGAGTTGATTGGCCCGAAGGACGGATCGCGAGTGAATGGCTTCAAGGGAGATACGTTGGTTTATGAATTCCAGAGAAGCCAGGGCAACATGTGCATAGACCCTGGGGACAAGGAAGTTAAACATCTCGAGAGTCCACATTTGGCCATCACCAGGATGACCCATTGA
- a CDS encoding pyridoxamine 5'-phosphate oxidase family protein: MSDPYVEKATNDKLTPQQKIDGLKEILDITKTGMLTTRGTNGELHSRAMAPASLDGLHFTFIVNNQSHKTDEMESDPHVNVSFFDPGSNHWVSVAGTAKVLQDKKRAKELWNPFVSAWFGDLGDGVHKGDSEDPRVSLIDITPTEIRYWYSTRTKVGAAVEVATSAITGKVASPGELRTITPQETIFERPASAENEGSRNQWDDDEDDYELNPPLQLLNETPAPKRVMPEPEDEPEEPEEYGEDDGDMTLSQLGRSSRRNESVLDEGEMSIRTPQRNTRNMPESPPPSVYSRSRTAAERREEQLHAALFQLRKINSVLGDYVGALEAVDANTERLERQVERTNAILDRYVRMLDQQEQTSKLYLTKSGAEVKRPNWSVSGKKEKKERDRSVKKENERRPRGSLLSKKLVNELLNQPVPRVDEGIEALSLVEQLVDEEQLGQLQLEEGLLLLLAPRAG, translated from the exons ATGTCTGACCCATACGTTGAAAAGGCCACCAACGACAAGTTGACCCCCCAGCAGAAGATTGATG GCCTGAAGGAGATTTTGGACATCACCAAGACTGGTATGCTCACTACTCGCGGCACCAATGGTGAACTTCACTCGAGAGCCATGGCGCCCGCCTCTT TGGATGGCCTGCACTTTACTTTTATCGTCAACAACCAGAGCCATAAAACTGACGAAATGGAGTCTGATCCACATGTCAATGTCTCTTTCTTTGACCCCGGTTCGAACCACTGGGTGAGCGTTGCTGGAACGGCCAAAGTCCTTCAGGACAAGAAGCGTGCAAAAGAACTCTGGAACCCATT CGTCTCAGCCTGGTTTGGGGACCTGGGCGATGGCGTTCACAAGGGCGACTCAGAGGATCCTAGAGTTAGTTTAATTGATATTACTCCGACTGAG ATCCGATACTGGTATTCTACCCGTACCAAGGTTGGTGCTGCCGTTGAGGTGGCTACAAGCGCGATCACTGGCAAAGTCGCATCCCCCGGAGAACTTCGTACCATAACTCCTCAGGAA ACCATATT CGAACGCCCGGCATCTGCAGAGAACGAAGGATCGAGAAACCAATGGGacgatgacgaagatgatTATGAACTGAATCCGCCGCTTCAATTGCTAAACGAGACTCCTGCTCCGAAACGAGTTATGCCGGAACCCGAGGACGAACCCGAAGAGCCTGAGGAATACGGAGAGGATGACGGAGATATGACCTTGTCGCAACTGGGAAGGTCATCTAGACGCAATGAATCCGTTTTGGATGAAGGGGAAATGTCGATTCGTACACCACAAAGGAACACGCGCAATATGCCCGAGTCGCCCCCGCCATCTGTGTACTCTCGTTCGCGAACTGCCGCTGAGAGACGGGAGGAGCAACTTCACGCCGCTTTGTTTCAGCTTCGGAAGATTAATTCAGTACTTGGAGACTACGTCGGTGCTTTAGAAGCAGTAGATGCAAATACTGAG CGACTGGAACGACAAGTCGAGCGAACTAATGCTATATTGGATCGCTATGTGAGGATGCTCGATCAGCAGGAGCAAACAAGCAAGCTTTATTTGACGAAGAGTGGCGCGGAGGTGAAGCG GCCAAATTGGAGCGTGAGCggaaagaaagagaagaaagagagagaCAGGAGCGTGAAGAAAGAGAACGAGAGGAGGCCGAGAGGGTCCTTGCTGAGCAAGAAGCTCGTGAACGAGCTGCTAAATCAACCAGTACCGCGCGTGGACGAGGGAATAGAGGCACTGTCACTCGTGGAACAG CTCGTGGACGAGGAGCAGCTGGGACAACTGCAGCTGGAAGAGGGACTTCTTCTACTTCTGGCACCTCGAGCAGGATAG
- a CDS encoding low temperature requirement protein LtrA, which yields MTHRRRSSLFLHVKSPPNPNDNPTLWEHRLRQRRPISRNPFEKSVPDGDYGNTVITSSPVIQSEPTKFEEVEAGDPPEEPVKLKSNWDMEWGEQVPSWLNLFFDLAWTATFSSLTSNNKFREPWVGSLNDAPLAFKLTTNTFIGFRFIYCIFHNGMVAMGITGDTHQLTIFSSITETSQVAYNVDFYTDDWFHLIFTFLQLLIFGALAATTRGYDVRNYILRSPGSSELETYDIITINPERYSTERLTKISLRVITFVLAMSRVFLLIQHLRVVIYAKITAKANRLPRQLFIVPATLVISTGLFVTAFLTTIAPKGTEPYGAKIKYACWGSAVLVEMVAHIIRFQLDLNRGIRLRSHGSITGRLSDITTIILGEGMNAIAGTFYAIEQAPGISVPTGSSVICCGVKNQLLLVNFLNSVDYIMLGISKSIKIADEAQLNATMRPLLLQAGLSFDREYSKLDDMISSNFSQYASLPNETATAFGDEITQVWYLRIQLSATLNTYLNYMENDTIPETVYSTIRSYQTDYNFTLEDLKVSKATNPPQLPHFGQIQEALVEPSIGNARYIMAMYRFHWASVFSRYTMGVCMILLLFLNIGSVQAYVGWNEQQLSRRAGVFKWIDATCVLPTLALAYAIHSSSIIRRTYGIKLQALVYAAVWHSRKVASQEK from the exons ATGACCCACAGAAGACGCTCCAGTTTGTTTCTCCACGTTAAATCACCGCCAAATCCAAATGATAA TCCTACGCTATGGGAGCATCGTCTACGGCAGAGGCGCCCAATCTCGCGCAACCCGTTCGAGAAAAGTGTGCCTGATGGTGACTATGGAAACACTGTGATCACTTCCTCTCCAGTTATTCAGAGCGAGCCAACTAAATTCGAGGAGGTCGAAGCGGGAGATCCCCCCGAGGAACCCGTAAAGTTGAAGAGTAATTGGGACATGGAATGGGGCGAACAAGTACCATCTTGGCTAAACCTG TTCTTTGACCTGGCATGGACCGCCACGTTCTCCAGTTTGACCTC AAACAACAAGTTCAGGGAACCATGGGTAGGATCCTTAAACGACGCGCCCCTCGCCTTCAAACTTACCACAAACACGTTTATAGGATTCCGTTTCATATATTGCATTTTTCATAACGGCATGGTGGCTATGGGTATCACAGGTGATACTCATCAACTCACGATTTTCAGCTCGATCACTGAAACCTCACAGGTGGCTTACAACGTCGACTTCTACACTGATGACTG GTTCCATTTGATTTTTACGTTCCTGCAATTGCTTATTTTCGGTGCTCTGGCTGCAACCACACGAG GGTATGATGTTAGAAACTACATTCTACGGTCTCCTGGTAGTTCAGAATTGGAGACATACGATATCATAACGATCAATCCAGAAAGATATTCAACCGAACGCCTCACAAAGATATCTCTTCGGGTCATCACTTTCGTTCTAGCCATGAGTCG CGTATTTCTTCTCATCCAACATCTGAGGG TTGTCATATACGCCAAAATCACCGCCAAGGCCAATCGCCTTCCTCGCCAGCTGTTCATTGTTCCGGCTACCCTGGTCATATCAACTGGACTATTCGTCACAGCATTCCTGACTACTATAGCTCCCAAGGGAACAGAACCGTATGGAGCGAAAATTAAATACGCGTGCTGGGGATCTGCTGTGCTGGTCGAGATGGTTGCCCACATTATCAGATTTCAACTGGATCTTAATCGAGGCATTCGACTGCGGTCCCATGGATCAATTACAGGCCGGTTGTCGGACATTACGACCATTATACTCGGAGAG GGCATGAACGCGATTGCAGGTACATTCTATGCAATCGAGCAAGCTCCTGGAATCAGTGTACCGACTGGTAGCTCTGTTATCTGTTGCG GCGTAAAGAACCAGCTTCTGCTTGTA AACTTCCTGAATTCGGTCGACTATATCATGTTAGGCATCTCAAAATCGATAAAGATCGCAGACGAGGCTCAGCTAAATGCCACGATGCGCCCCTTGTTGTTACAAGCTGGCTTGTCTTTTGATCGGGAATATTCTAAGCTCGATGACATGATCAGCTCGAATTTTAGCCAGTATGCCAGTCTTCCTAACGAAACCGCCACGGCTTTCGGTGACGAGATCACGCAAGTTTGGTACTTGAGGATTCAGCTTTCAGCCACACTCAACACATATTTG AACTATATGGAGAACGACACGATCCCCGAAACGGTTTATTCAACGATTAGAAGTTACCAGACCGATTACAACTTCACTCTGGAA GATCTCAAGGTATCGAAGGCCACCAACCCTCCTCAACTCCCTCACTTTGGACAG ATACAGGAAGCATTGGTAGAGCCCAGTATTGGAAACGCTCGCTACATTATGGCAATGT ACCGATTCCACTGGGCTTCAGTCTTCAGTCGTTACACAATGGGTGTATGCATGATACTGCTTCTGTTCCTTAACATTGGATCCGTCCAAGCTTATGTAGGATGGAACGAACAGCAACTTTCTCGTCGTGCGGGAGTGTTCAAATGGATTGATGC CACTTGCGTCCTTCCTACGCTGGCACTGGCGTACGCGATTCATTCATCATCGATAAT ACGAAGAACTTACGGGATCAAACTACAGGCCTTGGTCTATGCAGCTGTGTGGCATTCGAGAAAGGTTGCCAGTCAGGAGAAGTAG
- a CDS encoding nephrocystin-3 protein, translating into MEIEDPKRLLLSISRLTWSKTNDKLAQAIVTELGSSALSVTQNGAYVYRGELLEQYKHLAQRPEDYQWAVFTTWRVNLRRISSQAAKLPHLFSFAHHDQVAQETFHRACVKADLETMIVDDEYVSAKDTIISFLSTFRSSGDETQRQILRPNHPDILNSPELLADVLQSMSEFGDRLKKAEAIAIQALEMRRRIYGEDHSRALSCDAVLARIRFKEGQ; encoded by the exons ATGGAAATCGAAGACCCCAAAAGATTATTATTAAGCATATCGAGACTGACTTGGAGTAAGACCAATGACAAACTTGCTCAAGCAATCGTGACT GAACTCGGTTCTTCGGCACTTTCGGTTACACAGAATGGGGCATAT GTTTATCGCGGTGAATTGCTGGAGCAGTATAAACACTTGGCACAGCGGCCTGAAGATTATCAGTGGGCTGTTTTTACAACTTGGCGAGTCAACCTCCGAAGGATAAGCTCTCAAGCTGCTAAGCTCCCCCACCTATTTTCATTCGCGCATCATGACCAAGTTGCACAGGAAACCTTTCATCGTGCTTGCGTCAAGGCAGACCTTGAAACCATGATTGTTGATGATGAATACGTTTCTGCCAAAGACACTATCATCAGCTTTCTTTCCACTTTTAGGTCATCGGGTGACG AGACGCAAAGGCAGATTCTCCGTCCCAACCATCCAGACATATTGAACAGTCCAGAACTCCTTGCTGACGTGTTACAATCAATGTCTGAGTTTGGTGATAGGCTCAAGAAAGCCGAAGCCATTGCGATCCAAGCGCTCGAGATGCGAAGACGAATTTACGGTGAAGATCATTCACGCGCACTATCGTGCGATGCTGTTCTTGCCCGTATTCGCTTCAAGGAGGGCCAATGA
- a CDS encoding cation efflux family protein — translation MRAQGLRHLQPNSSGLRLATSSLQPCSHTAPPRPSRLRNTSPALYNRSGHTATVSSPLSSTTLAPCYTLPRRPSTYSANHVRAASRTGHVNNNTDTYVSPRFRFTGALYSPPVRAFYHHARKPHTLSFQIMESSATLTQRRGHANKAEEHDHHHDHDDHSHSHGLFHSHSHSHAHGGEAGEIMKALSGAGDAGSRITLIGLASNVVLSATKGIAGVYLNSAALVADAAHSLSDLMGDFVTLACWKISRKPPTDAYPYGYGKFETLGTTVVSLILVGGAAAIGLHSYTMLLDALTPTVATIQPGPMHDFLQFLVGTKESVGEVLSHTHGHAHIDESAALDPNAAWFALASVVVKEWNYRATKAVADEMKSPVLLANAYHHRSDAYSSLVTLLAIIGTWAVPTLPLDPLGGMLVSLLILQQGVSLCYSAFGDFTDAGVSPSTRKELSSLLDHLVEPRSLLGIRNVRAVRSGSLMFVDLTADVPAGMTVLDAHDVEKRVRDAIMQGRSEVKEVRVHLHAVEEGQSVNGNANGKSDLPC, via the exons ATGCGCGCCCAGGGACTACGGCATCTGCAGCCAAATTCGAGCGGTCTACGACTAGCCACGTCGTCGCTACAGCCTTGTTCTCATACTGCTCCCCCACGGCCTTCCCGACTGCGGAACACTAGTCCTGCACTATATAACCGCTCGGGTCACACCGCCACAGTATCTTCTCCTCTATCGTCCACGACACTCGCGCCCTGCTACACGCTCCCGAGACGGCCGTCTACATACTCGGCTAACCACGTCCGCGCCGCATCTCGAACCGGACACGTGAACAACAATACGGACACCTACGTGTCACCCAGATTTAGATTCACAGGCGCGCTCTATTCTCCCCCTGTCCGTGCCTTTTACCACCACGCACGGAAACCACACACTCTCTCGTTTCAAATTATGGAATCCTCAGCTACTCTCACCCAGCGTCGTGGTCACGCAAACAAGGCCGAGGAGCATGACCACCACCATGATCACGACGACCACTCTCACTCTCATGGGCTCTTTCATTCCCATTCACACTCCCATGCACACGGAGGAGAGGCAGGTGAAATCATGAAGGCTCTTTCCGGAGCAG GTGACGCAGGGAGCAGAATAACACTCATTGGTCTCGCATCCAATGTTGTCCTCTCGGCAACAAAGGGCATCGCAGGCGTATACTTGAACTCGGCAGCCCTCGTCGCCGACGCAGCCCATTCCCTTAGTGACCTGATGGGTGACTTTGTCACACTCGCGTGCTGGAAAATATCCCGCAAACCACCAACTGATGCATATCCCTACGGATACGGCAAGTTCGAGACACTAGGAACAACAGTCGTCTCGTTGATTCTTGTCGGAGGCGCTGCTGCTATCGGCTTACATTCCTATACCATGTTGCTGGACGCATTGACACCAACAGTAGCGACCATTCAACCCGGGCCGATGCACGATTTCTTGCAATTTTTAGTAGGGACCAAAGAGAGCGTTGGCGAAgtcttgtctcatactcacgGACATGCTCATATCGACGAATCCGCCGCTTTGGATCCCAACGCAGCATGGTTTGCACTGGCCAGTGTAGTCGTTAAAGAGTGGAACTATAGGGCTACCAAG GCCGTAGCAGACGAAATGAAATCCCCCGTCCTGCTTGCAAACGCCTACCACCACCGCTCAGACGCCTACTCATCCCTCGTCACCCTCCTCGCCATCATCGGCACATGGGCAGTCCCCACTCTCCCCCTCGACCCGCTAGGCGGAATGCTGGTCTCCCTCTTGATCCTCCAACAAGGCGTCTCGCTCTGTTATTCCGCCTTTGGCGACTTTACAGACGCCGGCGTCTCACCTTCTACACGCAAAGAACTCTCTTCTCTCCTGGACCACCTGGTCGAACCGAGGAGCTTGTTGGGAATCAGGAATGTACGCGCTGTCAGGAGCGGCAGCCTCATGTTTGTCGATTTGACCGCGGACGTCCCGGCCGGGATGACCGTGCTCGATGCGCACGACGTTGAGAAGCGGGTCAGGGACGCGATTATGCAAGGGCGCAGcgaggtcaaagaagtccgTGTCCATTTGCATGCTGTTGAAGAGGGCCAGTCAGTGAATGGAAACGCCAACGGAAAGAGCGACTTGCCTTGTTAA